Within Streptomyces roseirectus, the genomic segment TCGGCGGCAACCCCGTCGCCTGCGCCGCCGGCATCGCCGTCCTCGACACCATCGAGAACGAAGGGCTGCTGGAGAATGTCAAGGCGCAGAGCGAGAAGTTGCGGGACGGTGTCGAAGGTCTCGGACATCCGTTGATCGATTATGTCCGGGGCGCGGGCCTCCTCCTGGGTATCGTGCTCACCGAGCCCCTTGCCGCGAAGGTGCAGCAGGCGGCTCAGGAGGCCGGTCTCCTGGTGAACGCGCCCGCCGCCGACGTCGTACGGCTCATGCCGCCGCTGAATCTGCGCGACGACGAGGTGACGGCGTTCCTCCAGGCGCTGCCCGGCATCCTCGACACAGTGCACGGGGACGGAACCGGAGAATGAGACGACGATGAGTGACGCTGCCGCTGGGCCGGCCGTACCCCAGACGCGGACCGCGCGTCATCGGCGGATCGTGGACATCCTCAACCGGGAACCGGTGCGGTCGCAGAGCCAGTTGGCGAAGCTGCTGTCCGACGACGGGTTGAGCGTCACGCAGGCGACGCTGTCGCGGGACCTCGACGAGCTGAACGCGGTGAAGATCCGCAACACCGACGGCGACCTCATCTACGCGGTGCCCAGCGAGGGGGGGTTCCGCACGCCGCGCGCCCCGCTGGGGGAGTCCGCGAAGGAGGAGCGGATGCGGCGGCTCTCCCAGGAGCTGCTGATCTCCG encodes:
- a CDS encoding arginine repressor, translated to MSDAAAGPAVPQTRTARHRRIVDILNREPVRSQSQLAKLLSDDGLSVTQATLSRDLDELNAVKIRNTDGDLIYAVPSEGGFRTPRAPLGESAKEERMRRLSQELLISAEASANLVVLRTPPGAAQFLASAIDQAELHDILGTIAGDDTLLLISREPSGGQALADHLLRLAQNGG